In Diaphorobacter ruginosibacter, the genomic stretch CACATCATCTGCGGCAAGGAGGACAGGATCACTCCCATGGCGTTGTCGCAGGAGCTTGCACGGACCATTCCCTCGGCGCAATTGCAGGTGATTGAACGCACGGGGCACATGCTGCCTTTTGAGCAGCCTGCTCTTCTGGCGGAGTCCATGGGCGCACGCATCGTTGGCTGAACTCGGAGCATTCAAGAAATGAATTTCAAATCACGCCGAAATGTGGTGCTGGTTGCCATTGCCGTGCTTGGTGGATGTACGGTCAGTGGCGCTGCCATGGCCGCAGGCGACAGCTTTCCTGCACGTCCGGTCCATGTCTATGTACCGTTTGCTGCCGGCAATACGCTGGACAATGCATTGCGCCAGGTGGCTGAAGAGTTCCGCAAGAACACGGGACAGCCCATGATCATCGAGAACAAGCCCGGTGGCGCAGGCATCATTGCCGCGCAGACCGTGGCACGTGCTCCGGGCGATGGCTACAGCCTGCTGTTGGTGAACACCAGCATGCTGTCCATCAATCCCTATACGTTCAAGAAGAAGTTGCCCTACGATGCAGAGAAGAGCTTCAAGCCAGTCACCGGCTTCCTGAGCTCCACGCTGGTGCTGGCGGCCAATAAGACGGTTCCCGCGACCAATGTGGAGGAGTTTGCGCGCTGGTCCAGGACGCAGAAGACGCCTGTGACCTATGCCTCCTTCACGGCCGGTAACTCCTCGCATTTTGCCGGAGTCATTCTCAACGACAAGCTGGCTCTGAATCTTGTGCATGTGCCTTTCAACGGTACGCCACCTGCCGTGCAGAACCTGCTCGGCGAGCAGGTCAACGCAGCCTTCCTGCCGCTGATCGCGGTGAAGCAGCAGGTGGAGGCTGGCAAGATCAAGGTGCTGGGGGTCAGCAGCGTCAAGCGCTCCGAGCTTCTTCCCCAAGTGCCCACGTTCGCGGAGCAGGGGCTTCCCGAACTGAACATCGATATCTGGTCCGGGCTTGCCGCACCAGCCTCCACGCCCGACGCGGTGGTCCATCGCCTGAACGAGGAAATCAACAAGATTCTGCGTTCGCCCGACATCCGCGCCAAATGGCGTGACATGGATTTCGAGCCCATTCCCATGTCCTCCAAGGACTTCGCCACTTTCACGCGCAATGAAAACATGCGCTGGAAGCAGGTTGTCGAAGTCTCCGGATTCAAGATCGAAGATTAGAAATGAGAGACGGTATGTACAAAGACCATTCCATTGACGGAGCGGCATCGGCTGCTTTGCACAAGCCCAGCCTGGCGCGCAAGCTCAATCTGCGCGTTCCTGTGGTGTCCGCTCCCATGTTTCTGGTCTCGGGCCCGGAGCTCGTGGTGGCCGCATGCAAGGCCGGCATCGTCGGTGCGTTTCCGACACCCAATGCACGCCCCATCGACGTGCTCGATGATTGGATGAAGAGCATAACGGAGCAGCTGCAGCGCGCCCGGGATGAGCAGGACCCCCGCACCATTGGAGCCTGGTGCGCCAACGTGGTGACCCACTCATCGAACACGCGTCTTCAGGACGACCTGAAACTGATTGCCAAGTACAAGCCGCCCGTCGTGGTCACGGCCCTTGGCAGTCCCAAGCCCGTGATGGAGACCGTGCACGGCTACGGCGGCCTGGTGATTGCCGATGTGATCAGCCTGCGCCTGGCCGAAAAGGCAGCGGCGGCAGGCGTCGATGGGCTGGCATGCATCTGTGCGGGTGCAGGTGGCCATACGGGGCATCTGTCACCGTTCGCATTCGTGAGTGCAGTGCGGGAGATCTTCGACGGCTACGTCGTCGTGGGTGGCGGCATCAGCGATGGCCGGGGCGTGGCCGGCGCGATCGCGTGCGGTGCAGACCTGGTTTATATGGGAACGCGCTTCATCCCAACGCAGGAAAGCATGGCCGAGCAGGCATATAAGGACATGCTGGTTGCCGCGAGCTCGGAAGATCTGCTGGTCAGCGCGGGAATCACGGGCAGCAACGCAAGCTGGCTCAAGCCATCGCTGCGTGCCAATGGCATCGATCCGGACAACATGCCGGATGCACCGGAGCGCTCCTATGACAGCAATCGTTCGCTGGGGGCGCGCAAGTGGAAGGATGTGTGGGCGGCTGGACAGGGCGTGGGAGCCGTGAAGGCGGTCGAACGCGTGTCCGACGTGGTCGATCGGCTTGAGCAGGAATGGCTTGCTGCCCGCTCGCGGTTCACAAGCTACGCGGTCTGAATTCTCACGAGCTGGTACAACATTCATGCACACAGAAATCGTCGGGCGTGTCGAGCCCACCATCACGCATTGGGACCATCCGTTCATGCATGGCCCATTTGCCCCGAACTATGTGGAATGCACCGCCACGGACCTAGAGGTGATAGGCGAGATTCCCCGACGCCTGAACGGAGTCTATCTTCGCAACACGCAGAACCCCGTGCATGAGCCTCTAGGCGTGCACCATGCATTCGACGGGGATGGCATGCTCCACCAGCTGAGCTTCAGGAACGGCAAGGTGGAATACCGCAACCGCTTTCTTCGCACCAAGGGATTTACGGAGGAGCAGCAAGCGGGCCATGCACTTTATGCGGGGCTGATCGACAACCCGAGAATCGCGCAGCGCGAAGGCTGGGGCGCACGCGGCGGCTTGAAGGACACGTCAGCTACCGACGTCATCGTGCATGCGGGTTCGGCGCTGACTACGTTCTACCAATGCGGTGAGCCCTATCGCTTCGATGCGCGCACGCTGGAACCGTTGGGCGTCTCCGAGTGGGGCGCGAAGGTGCTCAAGGACAACGGCATTTCCGCACACCCCAAGGTATGCCCCAGGACCGGTGACCTGCTGTTCTTCAACTACAGCAAGAATGCCCCCTACATGTACTACGGCGAGGTCGACTCCCGTGACAGGCTGGTGCACTACGTCCCCGTGCCGTTGCCAGGACCGCGCTTGCCGCACGACATGATGTTCACCGAGAACTACGCGATCCTGGACGACTTCCCGCTGCACTGGGACGAGTCGCTGCTTTCACAGGGCAAGCACAAGCTGACCTTCTACGAGGACAAACCCAGCCGCTTTGCCATCGTGCCGCGCCGCCACGCAGCGCAGGCCGGTGTGAAGTGGTTTGAAGCCAGCCCTACCTATGTGCTGCACTGGCTCAACGCCTGGGAGGAGGGTGAAGAGGTCGTGCTGCACGGTTATCACCAGAAGCACCCCATGCCCAAGCTGGGGTATGACAACACGGGGGCGACCCTGGGGCCCGACCGCTACGGTCCCACGCTCTACGAATGGCGTTTCAATCTGCGAACGGGCGAGGTCAAGGAGCGACGCCTTTTTGACCAGCACCTGGAGTTCGGAATGATCAATGCGAGCTACTGGGGAAAACCGTATCGGTATGCCTACAGCATGATTGCCCACCCACGGCACTTTCTCTTCGATGGCATCCAGCGCTTCGACCACACCACCGGCCAGACGCAGGAATACCGTTTTGGAGAAGGCCGCTTCGGAAGCGAATCCCCGATGGCACCGGCATTCGATGCGAAGGCAGAAGACGATGGCTATGTGGTGAGCTTCGTCACCGACATGAATACCGATCGCTCCGAGTGCATCGTGCTCGATGCCCGGGACATATCCAAAGGTCCTGTAGCGCGCATCATGCTTCCGCACCGCATCAGCAGTGGAACGCATGCCTGCTGGGCCGATGCGTCGGAGCTGCGTGGCGAACAGGCAACCTGACACGTTATGAATGACAAGGAGACTCAAGGAATGACACAAGCAACCTATGTACTCGGCGGCTACCAGACCGACTTTGCCAAGGCGTGGTCGCGCCAAGGGCAGGACCTCTCGGACATGGTCCGTGAGGTGGTGAATGGGGCACTTGCCGCCAGCAGGGTGTCTGCATCAGAGATCGAAAGCATCCATGTCGGCAATGCCTTTGGCGAGCTGCAGCGTCAGCAGGCGCATCTGGGCTCGATGGTGGCGCAGGTGGTGCCCGAGCTCAATGGCGTGGCCGCGATGCGCCACGAAGGCGCATGCGCCTCGTCGTCACTCGGCATCCTGAGCGCAATGGCAGAGATCGAGTCGGGCCGCTATGACTGCGTACTGGCCCTGGGTGTGGAGGAGTTCAAGAATACTTCGGGGCATGAGGCCTCGCGCAACCAGAATGCCGCGTCGTGGCAGGGGCACGAGGACATCGAGTGCCAGTTCATGTGGCCTGCAGCCTTTGGGGCCGTCGCCGCGGAATATGACAGGCGCTATGGCCTCGATCGCAAATACCTTAACCGCATTGCCGAGCTGAACTACGGCCATGCAAGACAGAACCCGTTGGCACAGACCCGCAATTGGCAGTTCAACGAGTTGAGCTTCACCGACGATGATGAGGCCAACCCACTCATTGAACCCGGCACGCGCAGGCAGGACTGTGGCCAGGTGACCGATGGCGCCGCTGCAGTGGTCCTTGCATCCGAAAGATTCGCGCGTGAATATGCCCGGCGCCATGGCATGAAGCTCGAGGACCTTCCGCGCATCACCGGTTGGGGCCATCGCAACTCGGTCCTGAAGCTCAAGGACAAGTTCGAACTGAGCAAGGACTCGAAGTACGTTTTTCCGCACGTCCGCCAGACCATCGAGGACGCATGGCGTCGTGCAGGCATTTCGGGAACCCAGGATCTCGATGGCATCGAAACACATGACTGCTTCACTACGACCGAGTACGTCGCGATCGACCATTTCGGGCTGACCCCCCGGGGCAAAGCTGGCAGGCGGTTGAGGACGGCAGCATCGAGCGCGATGGACGCTGCCCGGTCAACATGAGCGGAGGTCTGATCGGTTGCGGCCACCCGGTGGGCGCAACTGGGGTTCGCATGGTGCTGGACTGCGCGCGACAGGTCACAGGAATGGCCGGTGCCATGCAGATCCCGGACGCGCGTCGCATGCAGACGCTCAATATCGGAGGATCCTTCGGAACGGTGGTGAGCTTTGTGGTCGAACAGGGCAAGGCGGTCTGATATGGGCGCGACGTCATCCACTGAATCGCGGCCAGGGGCAGACTCCAAGCTCGTCAATGAATCGTTGCACGACGGCATTTTCCACATCGAACTCAATCGTCCCGAGGCTGGCAACACAGCGAACAAGGCATTGGCCGATCAACTGCGAACCGCGGTGCTGAACGCCAGTTCGACTTCAGGAGTACGCGCATTGCTCGTCAGCGCTGCGGGGCGCAACTTCATGGCAGGGGGCGACCTGTCGGCGCTGCGCGGAGATCACAATGCAACGCTGGATCTGGTTCGCACCGTCAACGACACCATCGTGGCGCTGTCGGAATGCACCGTTCCGATCATCTGTGCGGTGCAAGGCATGGTCGCGGGTGGAGGCCTCGGCCTCGCATTGTCATCCGACATCCTGATCGCCGAAGAGGGCGCGCGTTTCACCGTCGGGAGCCCGACCATCGGCCTGTCGCCAGATGCCGGCACCAGTTGGCAACTGGCACGTTGGGTGGGGCAACGCAAGGCGCTGGAAATGAGCTTGCTATGCACGATGGTCGATGTGCAGGGCGCATTGGCCTGCGGCCTCATCAACGAGATTGCACCGAAGGGCTCGCTGATGGAGGTGGCTCGCTCCCGTGCCACGCAATTGGCCAGCGGCGCATCCCTGGCGCTGCGGCACACCAGGCAGCTGCTACGTGCCGCGGCAGGAAACACGCTCGTCGCTCAGATTGCGCAAGAGGGTGAGGCTTTTGTGCAATGCATGCAAAGCCCGGACTTCAGCGAAGGACTGGCGGCCATGATGGAGAAGCGCAAGCCGCGCTTCTCGTAAGCTGTTGTCGAGGGGAACAATGCGCGGCCTGCCTGACGGCATCCGCGCATTTCGCATGGCATCAGGCCATCCTGGCTGCTGCAATGGTGTCGAGGTGATTCACGACATCGTGCGCCGAGACTCCAGGGTTGGGCGTGTGGGCGTAGATATGCGTGGTGCGCTCCTTGCGATCGAACCATATGGCTTCACTGCGCTTCTGGTCCGGCCGCTCGCGCGCAAGATAGACGATGGTATCCGCACCTTTGTCGTGATCGCGAAGGACCGACTTGAGGATCGCCACGAAGCGGGGCATCGATCGGTTCACGCTTGCGGTATCCACCCACCCCGGATGCATGGCGTAGAACCTCTGCTGCGGATACACGGCTTTCTCTTTCCAGAAACCCATGGTCATGCACTGCGCGCGCTTGGCAAGGCCATAGGCGCGAGGGCCGGCGTAACGCGCGGGATCGGTGATGTTCAGGTCATCGATCACCATCTTGTGGTTGTACATGCCGCCGGACGCCACTTCGATCACGGTGGCGTTGTCCTTGAGTATGCGGGTCTCAAGAAGGCCCTTCACCAGGATGTGATGGCTGAGAATGTTGGTCACGAACGAGGTTTCCATCTCCTCATCCGTCAGGATCATCTGGTGCTTCTGGATCCCGACATTGTTGACCAGGACGTCAAACGAATGGCCACCGACCTTGATGTCTTCCAGCAGGCGATGCACGTCGCGCGTTCTGGAGAAGTCTGCAGTCAGCCAGGTGATGGGGATGGGCGACTTGACGCTCTGTGCAAACGCTTCGAGTTTCTTCGCATCGCGCGCTACGCAGATCACGCGCGCACCGGCTTCCGCTGCCTGTCTGGCAGCGCTGGCGCCGATGCCCTCAGAGCCGCCGGTGACCAGCCAGGTCTGCCCGTTGAACTGATTGGGCCGATTGCGCCAGAAGATGCTGCGCAGGTTGTAGCCGATGGCGCTGTAGCTTGGCGTGAAGCGCACATAGAACTTGATGAGTTTGGAGAGAGGAACTTTTGCCATTGTCTGCGTCGAGGTCTGGAAGGTTTCAGTTCAGCCGTGCGCTGGCTCCTGGATGGCGGCGAGCAAGGTCGCGCGGTCGTAGTACTCGCGCCAGTAAGAGATCTTCTCGCCAGAGAACTCGAGAATGCCAACCGTGGGAATGAAGCGAGAGATGCCGTTCAGAATGATCTCGTCATTGCGCTCCACGAACAGCACACCGCCGGCAACGCCAATGGAGCGGATATGCAGGGTCACGCTTTTGTTGGGCTTTTCGGTCTTGCGGATGCGTTCGTAGAAATTCTCGCGCCCCTTGCAGGGCTCCAGCATGACGGAATGAAGAATTCCGTCCTCCGCCATCAGATCGGCGCACTGGCGCCAGTCCTTGCGTTCCCAGCCTTCCTTCATGGCCATGAAGGTCTGGATTTTCAATTCGTCGATTGAGGTCGTTGCCATGGGTTGTCTTTCTTGCTGTGTTGGTGCGCCGGGATGTGACACAAGTGGTGCGCAAACCCATTACATTCCGATAGTTCATAACATTCAAACCGAAGTGATCAGGTTTCCCAATGGATGAGAAGAAGTCAGCTGTTCTGGGTACGCAGAGCGCCAGCAAGATACTGCGGTTGCTGAAGATCGTGGCGGCTCATCATGCGCAGGGAATTCGTCTGAAGGAACTGATCGAGGCGTCGAGGATCGACAAGTCCACGGCGCACAGGTTGCTGGCATGCCTGCTGGAAGAGGGCTTCGTGGAGCGTGTCGGCGAATCCAAGGTCTATCGTCTGGGAATAGAGCCTCTGCAATGGGGTTTCTCGTCCGCCGGCATGGATGCGCTATCCGAGCGCTTTCGCCCGATGTTGATGCGCCTGGCCCGGATCTCCAACGACGCCGTGTTTCTGATGGTCCGCAGTGGCGACCACGTGGTGTGCCTGAGCCGTGTCGAGGGCGATCACACCACGCGTGCCTATGTCGTTGAAGTCGGAATGCGACGGCTGCTGGGTGCCAGCGCCGCGGGCATCGCCATCATGGCGCAACTGCCCGAGAGCGAAGTGGATGCCATGCTGCAAAGGCATGAGGCCGAGTACGCGCGCCAGCGGGTGACGATTGCAGAGTTGCGCGGTCAGGTGAGTCGCGCGCGAAGCGCGGGATACTCGGAAACACGCAATGTGCGGATCGATGCGGACGGTGTGGGCTGCGCCTTCGCATTGACCGAGAACTACTGGGCTGGCATCAGCATTGCGGTCGCCAAGCACCGTTCGACACCGGAGCGCTTGAAGGAGTTGGCGACACTGCTGCTCAAGGAAGTTGCACAAGTGCAGGCGGCATAGCCCGCATTGCGAATGAAAAAAAGCCTTCGGCCTCCCCACCAGGAGCCGAAGGAGCAACTCGATCACGAGCTCGCGTCTTGCCTAGAAGCGATGCCGCACGCCAAGGCTGATGCCTGATTGGCTTTTGGAGCCTGCAGCCAGGGTGCTGAGTGCCGCGAAGTTCAGGCCGGCATTTCGGGAATGGGCAGCGGCGGCGTACAGATCGGTTCTTTTGGAAAGCGCATAGATGCCCTGCACCGTGAGCTGCCGCGTTGTTGGTTGATCTCCTGCACCATTGCGTGTTTTCACGTTGTCCTGGTAGTAGGCAACGCTGAGCGAGAAGGGGTTGGCGAACTGGTAGTTCGCGCCCAGCCACCAGAAGTCATCACGCAATGCGGTGACGCCCGTGTCGCTCTTGTTTTGCCCCCAGCGATAGCCTGCCGAGAGGCGCAGTGCGGGATTCAGCTGGTATGCCGCTGCGACAGCCAGTTTGCGCGCTCGTGAGTGCGCGCCGTTCACGTCGGCACCATTCTGTTGGTCTGCGACGATAGTGGCGTTCCAGCCGTTCTGCACGTAGCTGACGAAGCCGCCATATGCGGCATTGGCTGACTTGGACGAAGTCTGCTCTCCGAATGCATAGTGCGCCTGCGCCTGCAGTCCGGCCATGTTGAAGCGGTACTTGACCGAGTTGTCATTGCGAAGATTGCCGAGCAGTGGGCTGAACGGCTCATACGCCCCGGAGTACGCCAGCGGCGCGATGAAAAGCAATGCATCGAAGATCGACGTGTACTGGCGACCCAGCGTGACCCGATGCTCCTTGGTTTCCAGGCCCATGAACGAGCCGCGGTTGAAGAAGCGGGCGGCATCAGCCGGGGTACCGGTATCGGAGTTGAATCCATGCTCCAGCGTGAAGATGGCCTTGAGCCCGTTTCCCAGGTCTTCAGAACCCCTGAATCCCACACGCGGTCCCTGCAATCCCGAGTTGCCCATGCGCAGCAGATTCGCCTTGCCGCCGCCTTCCTTGGCCTGGTTGTTCAGGTACTCCAGGTTGGTATCGATGATTCCGTAGACCGTTAACTGTGACTGTGCCGCCGCGTACGTCGAAAACGTCAGGGCGAGCATCGCCAACATCCGCGAAGGGATGGCTTTTTTCATGAGTTGTCTCCTCTGGTTGGGTGTGTTCGGTCGCGGCTTACATTTCAACGCCGCTGTCTTTGATGAGGCTGGCCCAGCGGTTCTTTT encodes the following:
- a CDS encoding SDR family NAD(P)-dependent oxidoreductase, which encodes MAKVPLSKLIKFYVRFTPSYSAIGYNLRSIFWRNRPNQFNGQTWLVTGGSEGIGASAARQAAEAGARVICVARDAKKLEAFAQSVKSPIPITWLTADFSRTRDVHRLLEDIKVGGHSFDVLVNNVGIQKHQMILTDEEMETSFVTNILSHHILVKGLLETRILKDNATVIEVASGGMYNHKMVIDDLNITDPARYAGPRAYGLAKRAQCMTMGFWKEKAVYPQQRFYAMHPGWVDTASVNRSMPRFVAILKSVLRDHDKGADTIVYLARERPDQKRSEAIWFDRKERTTHIYAHTPNPGVSAHDVVNHLDTIAAARMA
- a CDS encoding NAD(P)H-dependent flavin oxidoreductase, with the translated sequence MYKDHSIDGAASAALHKPSLARKLNLRVPVVSAPMFLVSGPELVVAACKAGIVGAFPTPNARPIDVLDDWMKSITEQLQRARDEQDPRTIGAWCANVVTHSSNTRLQDDLKLIAKYKPPVVVTALGSPKPVMETVHGYGGLVIADVISLRLAEKAAAAGVDGLACICAGAGGHTGHLSPFAFVSAVREIFDGYVVVGGGISDGRGVAGAIACGADLVYMGTRFIPTQESMAEQAYKDMLVAASSEDLLVSAGITGSNASWLKPSLRANGIDPDNMPDAPERSYDSNRSLGARKWKDVWAAGQGVGAVKAVERVSDVVDRLEQEWLAARSRFTSYAV
- a CDS encoding carotenoid oxygenase family protein yields the protein MHTEIVGRVEPTITHWDHPFMHGPFAPNYVECTATDLEVIGEIPRRLNGVYLRNTQNPVHEPLGVHHAFDGDGMLHQLSFRNGKVEYRNRFLRTKGFTEEQQAGHALYAGLIDNPRIAQREGWGARGGLKDTSATDVIVHAGSALTTFYQCGEPYRFDARTLEPLGVSEWGAKVLKDNGISAHPKVCPRTGDLLFFNYSKNAPYMYYGEVDSRDRLVHYVPVPLPGPRLPHDMMFTENYAILDDFPLHWDESLLSQGKHKLTFYEDKPSRFAIVPRRHAAQAGVKWFEASPTYVLHWLNAWEEGEEVVLHGYHQKHPMPKLGYDNTGATLGPDRYGPTLYEWRFNLRTGEVKERRLFDQHLEFGMINASYWGKPYRYAYSMIAHPRHFLFDGIQRFDHTTGQTQEYRFGEGRFGSESPMAPAFDAKAEDDGYVVSFVTDMNTDRSECIVLDARDISKGPVARIMLPHRISSGTHACWADASELRGEQAT
- a CDS encoding limonene-1,2-epoxide hydrolase family protein, translated to MATTSIDELKIQTFMAMKEGWERKDWRQCADLMAEDGILHSVMLEPCKGRENFYERIRKTEKPNKSVTLHIRSIGVAGGVLFVERNDEIILNGISRFIPTVGILEFSGEKISYWREYYDRATLLAAIQEPAHG
- a CDS encoding enoyl-CoA hydratase/isomerase family protein, with translation MHDGIFHIELNRPEAGNTANKALADQLRTAVLNASSTSGVRALLVSAAGRNFMAGGDLSALRGDHNATLDLVRTVNDTIVALSECTVPIICAVQGMVAGGGLGLALSSDILIAEEGARFTVGSPTIGLSPDAGTSWQLARWVGQRKALEMSLLCTMVDVQGALACGLINEIAPKGSLMEVARSRATQLASGASLALRHTRQLLRAAAGNTLVAQIAQEGEAFVQCMQSPDFSEGLAAMMEKRKPRFS
- a CDS encoding porin, which translates into the protein MKKAIPSRMLAMLALTFSTYAAAQSQLTVYGIIDTNLEYLNNQAKEGGGKANLLRMGNSGLQGPRVGFRGSEDLGNGLKAIFTLEHGFNSDTGTPADAARFFNRGSFMGLETKEHRVTLGRQYTSIFDALLFIAPLAYSGAYEPFSPLLGNLRNDNSVKYRFNMAGLQAQAHYAFGEQTSSKSANAAYGGFVSYVQNGWNATIVADQQNGADVNGAHSRARKLAVAAAYQLNPALRLSAGYRWGQNKSDTGVTALRDDFWWLGANYQFANPFSLSVAYYQDNVKTRNGAGDQPTTRQLTVQGIYALSKRTDLYAAAAHSRNAGLNFAALSTLAAGSKSQSGISLGVRHRF
- a CDS encoding Bug family tripartite tricarboxylate transporter substrate binding protein, with protein sequence MNFKSRRNVVLVAIAVLGGCTVSGAAMAAGDSFPARPVHVYVPFAAGNTLDNALRQVAEEFRKNTGQPMIIENKPGGAGIIAAQTVARAPGDGYSLLLVNTSMLSINPYTFKKKLPYDAEKSFKPVTGFLSSTLVLAANKTVPATNVEEFARWSRTQKTPVTYASFTAGNSSHFAGVILNDKLALNLVHVPFNGTPPAVQNLLGEQVNAAFLPLIAVKQQVEAGKIKVLGVSSVKRSELLPQVPTFAEQGLPELNIDIWSGLAAPASTPDAVVHRLNEEINKILRSPDIRAKWRDMDFEPIPMSSKDFATFTRNENMRWKQVVEVSGFKIED
- a CDS encoding IclR family transcriptional regulator — protein: MDEKKSAVLGTQSASKILRLLKIVAAHHAQGIRLKELIEASRIDKSTAHRLLACLLEEGFVERVGESKVYRLGIEPLQWGFSSAGMDALSERFRPMLMRLARISNDAVFLMVRSGDHVVCLSRVEGDHTTRAYVVEVGMRRLLGASAAGIAIMAQLPESEVDAMLQRHEAEYARQRVTIAELRGQVSRARSAGYSETRNVRIDADGVGCAFALTENYWAGISIAVAKHRSTPERLKELATLLLKEVAQVQAA